A genome region from Methanobacterium sp. includes the following:
- a CDS encoding TRAM domain-containing protein, with translation MFGSNYGRDERENSAPINEGEEYDVKIEDLGRDGDGITRIEGFVVFVSGAKVGDEVKIRVNSVRRNFGFAEVVE, from the coding sequence ATGTTCGGAAGTAATTACGGAAGAGATGAAAGGGAAAATTCTGCCCCTATTAACGAAGGGGAAGAATACGATGTTAAAATTGAAGATTTAGGTAGAGATGGTGACGGCATTACCCGTATTGAAGGTTTTGTTGTTTTCGTTTCAGGAGCTAAAGTCGGTGACGAAGTTAAAATCAGAGTTAACTCCGTCAGAAGGAACTTCGGCTTCGCAGAAGTAGTTGAATAA
- a CDS encoding TRAM domain-containing protein: MFGNSYGRDERENSSPITEGEEYDVKIEDLGRDGDGITRIEGFVVFVSGAKVGDEVKIKVNSVRRNFGFAEIVE; encoded by the coding sequence ATGTTCGGAAATAGTTACGGAAGAGATGAAAGGGAAAATTCCTCCCCCATTACTGAAGGGGAAGAATACGATGTTAAAATTGAAGATTTAGGTAGAGATGGTGACGGCATTACCCGTATTGAAGGTTTTGTTGTTTTCGTTTCAGGAGCTAAAGTCGGAGATGAAGTTAAAATCAAAGTTAACTCTGTTCGCAGAAATTTTGGTTTTGCAGAAATAGTAGAATAA